From the Balearica regulorum gibbericeps isolate bBalReg1 chromosome 4, bBalReg1.pri, whole genome shotgun sequence genome, one window contains:
- the CYP4V2 gene encoding cytochrome P450 4V2 isoform X2, protein MILYHPDSVEVILSSSKHIEKSYLYKFLHPWLGTGLLTSTGDKWRSRRKMITPTFHFAILTDFLEVMNEQGDILLEKLEKHADKEPFDIFLDITLCALDIICETAMGKNVGAQENKDSEYVRAIYRMSDLIQQRQKSPWLWPNLVYMLFKEGGEHERNLKILHNFTDMVIAEKAAELETTKQMKCNTDGNCGESGSKKRKAFLDMLLSATDDEGNKLSYRDIREEVDTFMFEGHDTTAAAINWALYLLGHNPEAQKKVHRELDEVFGNTERPVTMDDLRKLRYLECVVKEALRIFPSVPLFARTLREDCCIRGYQVPKGTNVLVITYALHRDPEIFPDPEEFRPERFFPENCKGRHPYAYVPFSAGPRNCIGQRFAQMEEKTLLALILRRFWVDSCQKPEELGISGELILRPNNGIWIKLKRRPNAGSE, encoded by the exons ATGATTTTGTATCACCCTGACAGTGTGGAG GTTATCCTGAGCAGTTCGAAACACATAGAAAAATCGTACCTGTATAAATTCCTGCACCCATGGCTGGGCACTGGACTTCTGACGAG CACTGGAGACAAGTGGCGGTCACGGAGGAAGATGATAACTCCCACGTTCCACTTTGCAATCTTAACTGACTTTCTAGAGGTTATGAATGAACAAGGAGATATTTTGTTGGAGAAACTTGAGAAGCATGCTGACAAGGAACCATTTGATATCTTTCTAGACATCACTTTGTGTGCCCTTGATATCATCTGTG AAACAGCGATGGGCAAGAATGTGGGTGCTCAGGAGAATAAGGATTCTGAGTATGTCCGTGCTATCTACAG GATGAGTGATCTAATCCAACAGCGACAGAAGAGCCCTTGGTTGTGGCCTAATCTTGTATATATGCTGTtcaaggaaggaggagagcatGAGAGGAACCTCAAGATCCTTCACAATTTTACAGATATG GTCATTgcagaaaaagctgcagaactTGAAACCACCaagcaaatgaaatgtaatACTGATGGCAACTGTGGAGAAAGTGGCTCCAAGAAGAGAAAAGCTTTCCTGGACATGCTGCTGAGTGCAACAGATGATGAAGGGAACAAACTGAGCTACAGGGACATTCGTGAGGAAGTGGATACTTTCATGTTTGAG GGCCATGATACAACAGCAGCTGCTATAAATTGGGCCCTGTACTTACTTGGACATAATCCTGAAGCCCAGAAGAAGGTTCACAGAGAACTGGACGAGGTGTTTG GTAACACTGAGCGTCCTGTTACAATGGATGATTTGAGGAAGCTTCGATACCTTGAGTGTGTTGTGAAAGAAGCCCTTCGGATCTTCCCTTCAGTTCCGCTGTTTGCCCGTACCTTGAGAGAGGATTGCTGTATCA gaGGATATCAGGTACCAAAAGGCACAAATGTTCTTGTAATAACTTATGCCTTGCATCGAGACCCTGAGATATTCCCTGACCCTGAGGAGTTCAGACCTGAGCGATTCTTCCCTGAAAATTGTAAGGGAAGGCACCCGTATGCTTACGTGCCCTTCTCAGCTGGTCCCAGGAATTGCATTG GTCAGCGCTTTGCACaaatggaggagaaaactcTTCTAGCCCTCATCCTGCGGCGCTTTTGGGTGGACTCATGTCAAAAGCCAGAAGAGCTTGGTATAAGTGGAGAACTGATTCTCCGTCCAAATAATGGCATCTGGATTAAGCTGAAGAGGAGGCCAAATGCTGGATcagaatga
- the CYP4V2 gene encoding cytochrome P450 4V2 isoform X1, protein MVVMEVMQGAAGGPQLLHVGAGVIALLLTVVAMRALPSLMDYWRQWWVMKPIPGIRPCYPVLGNALLLEPTGKGFFKQLQHYVEEFRSWPLFKLWIGPLPVMILYHPDSVEVILSSSKHIEKSYLYKFLHPWLGTGLLTSTGDKWRSRRKMITPTFHFAILTDFLEVMNEQGDILLEKLEKHADKEPFDIFLDITLCALDIICETAMGKNVGAQENKDSEYVRAIYRMSDLIQQRQKSPWLWPNLVYMLFKEGGEHERNLKILHNFTDMVIAEKAAELETTKQMKCNTDGNCGESGSKKRKAFLDMLLSATDDEGNKLSYRDIREEVDTFMFEGHDTTAAAINWALYLLGHNPEAQKKVHRELDEVFGNTERPVTMDDLRKLRYLECVVKEALRIFPSVPLFARTLREDCCIRGYQVPKGTNVLVITYALHRDPEIFPDPEEFRPERFFPENCKGRHPYAYVPFSAGPRNCIGQRFAQMEEKTLLALILRRFWVDSCQKPEELGISGELILRPNNGIWIKLKRRPNAGSE, encoded by the exons ATGGTGGTGATGGAGGTCATGCAAGGAGCTGCAGGGGGACCCCAGCTGCTGCATGTGGGGGCTGGGGTCATCGCTTTGCTGCTGACGGTTGTGGCCATGCGTGCCCTGCCCTCCCTGATGGATTACTGGAGGCAATGGTGGGTGATGAAGCCGATCCCAGGTATCAGGCCCTGTTATCCTGTGCTGGGAAACGCTCTACTCTTGGAGCCGACGGGAAAAG GATTTTTTAAACAGCTACAACATTACGTTGAAGAGTTCAGGAGTTGGCCATTGTTCAAACTTTGGATAGGACCATTACCTGTCATGATTTTGTATCACCCTGACAGTGTGGAG GTTATCCTGAGCAGTTCGAAACACATAGAAAAATCGTACCTGTATAAATTCCTGCACCCATGGCTGGGCACTGGACTTCTGACGAG CACTGGAGACAAGTGGCGGTCACGGAGGAAGATGATAACTCCCACGTTCCACTTTGCAATCTTAACTGACTTTCTAGAGGTTATGAATGAACAAGGAGATATTTTGTTGGAGAAACTTGAGAAGCATGCTGACAAGGAACCATTTGATATCTTTCTAGACATCACTTTGTGTGCCCTTGATATCATCTGTG AAACAGCGATGGGCAAGAATGTGGGTGCTCAGGAGAATAAGGATTCTGAGTATGTCCGTGCTATCTACAG GATGAGTGATCTAATCCAACAGCGACAGAAGAGCCCTTGGTTGTGGCCTAATCTTGTATATATGCTGTtcaaggaaggaggagagcatGAGAGGAACCTCAAGATCCTTCACAATTTTACAGATATG GTCATTgcagaaaaagctgcagaactTGAAACCACCaagcaaatgaaatgtaatACTGATGGCAACTGTGGAGAAAGTGGCTCCAAGAAGAGAAAAGCTTTCCTGGACATGCTGCTGAGTGCAACAGATGATGAAGGGAACAAACTGAGCTACAGGGACATTCGTGAGGAAGTGGATACTTTCATGTTTGAG GGCCATGATACAACAGCAGCTGCTATAAATTGGGCCCTGTACTTACTTGGACATAATCCTGAAGCCCAGAAGAAGGTTCACAGAGAACTGGACGAGGTGTTTG GTAACACTGAGCGTCCTGTTACAATGGATGATTTGAGGAAGCTTCGATACCTTGAGTGTGTTGTGAAAGAAGCCCTTCGGATCTTCCCTTCAGTTCCGCTGTTTGCCCGTACCTTGAGAGAGGATTGCTGTATCA gaGGATATCAGGTACCAAAAGGCACAAATGTTCTTGTAATAACTTATGCCTTGCATCGAGACCCTGAGATATTCCCTGACCCTGAGGAGTTCAGACCTGAGCGATTCTTCCCTGAAAATTGTAAGGGAAGGCACCCGTATGCTTACGTGCCCTTCTCAGCTGGTCCCAGGAATTGCATTG GTCAGCGCTTTGCACaaatggaggagaaaactcTTCTAGCCCTCATCCTGCGGCGCTTTTGGGTGGACTCATGTCAAAAGCCAGAAGAGCTTGGTATAAGTGGAGAACTGATTCTCCGTCCAAATAATGGCATCTGGATTAAGCTGAAGAGGAGGCCAAATGCTGGATcagaatga